In a genomic window of Salegentibacter salegens:
- a CDS encoding IS256 family transposase produces the protein MTQEEIKELKEKALKQFLSGESLTGKNGAFAPMLREFMEEALEAEMSSHLSDEEKGSKAGNKRNGKGKKTLKSSQGDVTINTPQDRNSTFEPEIVAKRQRILADNLEKQIIGMYGMGNSLRDISAHIEEMYDSKISTHVLSDITDRVIPKVKEWQDRPLEPVYCILWLDAMHFKVREEGKVKHKALYNILGINKAGRKEVLGMYISESEGANFWLQVLTQLNNRGLKDILIACTDNLTGFSEAIHSVYPKTDIQLCIVHQIRNSMKYVASKDQKDFMKDLKLVYKADTKDQAESALLDLEEKWGKRYPIVIRSWNDNWDRLSAYFEYTAPIRKLIYTTNAVEAFHRQVRKVTKTKGAFTNDMALLKLVYLATRRIEKKWNAPLQNWGLVVQQLAIKFEGRLELDLATNETKN, from the coding sequence ATGACACAAGAAGAGATTAAGGAATTAAAGGAAAAAGCATTAAAACAATTTTTATCAGGAGAATCCCTAACCGGCAAAAACGGCGCTTTTGCTCCAATGCTTAGGGAGTTTATGGAAGAGGCCCTGGAAGCAGAAATGTCTTCGCACCTTTCCGATGAAGAAAAAGGCTCAAAAGCAGGTAATAAGCGTAATGGCAAAGGCAAAAAGACCCTAAAGAGCAGCCAAGGGGACGTCACCATTAACACGCCCCAGGATCGTAACAGTACCTTTGAGCCGGAGATCGTAGCGAAACGCCAGCGTATCCTGGCCGATAATTTAGAAAAGCAGATTATAGGCATGTACGGGATGGGCAATAGCCTGCGGGATATCTCAGCTCATATAGAGGAAATGTATGATTCCAAGATATCCACACACGTTCTAAGTGATATTACGGACCGGGTGATTCCCAAGGTTAAGGAATGGCAGGATCGCCCCTTGGAGCCGGTATATTGCATCCTATGGCTCGACGCGATGCACTTCAAGGTACGCGAAGAAGGCAAAGTAAAGCACAAGGCCTTGTATAATATTTTAGGAATAAATAAAGCTGGAAGAAAGGAAGTGCTGGGTATGTATATCTCGGAAAGTGAAGGGGCCAATTTTTGGCTTCAGGTGCTGACCCAATTAAACAACCGTGGCTTAAAAGATATTCTGATTGCCTGTACGGATAATCTTACGGGCTTTAGTGAAGCCATTCATTCTGTTTATCCCAAGACTGATATTCAGCTATGTATTGTCCACCAGATCCGCAATAGTATGAAGTATGTGGCCAGTAAGGATCAAAAAGATTTTATGAAAGACCTTAAACTGGTGTACAAGGCTGACACCAAAGACCAGGCTGAATCGGCTTTACTGGATCTGGAAGAAAAATGGGGCAAAAGATATCCCATAGTGATCCGTTCCTGGAATGATAACTGGGACCGATTGAGTGCTTATTTTGAATATACCGCACCCATTAGAAAACTCATATACACCACAAATGCCGTAGAGGCTTTTCACCGGCAGGTAAGAAAAGTAACCAAGACCAAAGGCGCTTTTACCAATGATATGGCACTATTGAAGCTGGTTTACCTAGCTACCAGAAGAATTGAAAAGAAATGGAACGCCCCACTGCAGAACTGGGGTTTGGTAGTTCAACAATTAGCTATTAAATTTGAAGGTCGGCTAGAGTTGGACTTAGCCACCAATGAAACGAAAAACTAA
- a CDS encoding VOC family protein, whose amino-acid sequence MKNENLPAIILFAATTASKNFNFSKDHDTIRVKDLKTSVNFYENILGLKQIYNGGLGDHIKWFQLNNKVQLHLVESDTEIVKNKGFHSAFNTENLSEFMDFLKDKNIPFENGKGEKDTVTNRPDGIRQIYFQDPDGYWIEVNDNKLN is encoded by the coding sequence ATGAAAAATGAAAATCTCCCAGCAATTATTTTATTTGCAGCTACTACGGCTTCAAAAAATTTTAACTTCAGCAAAGATCACGATACCATTCGGGTGAAGGATTTAAAAACTTCTGTGAATTTCTATGAAAACATCCTGGGATTAAAGCAAATATATAATGGTGGTCTTGGAGATCACATAAAATGGTTTCAGCTAAATAATAAGGTACAGCTGCATTTGGTTGAAAGTGATACGGAAATAGTAAAGAATAAAGGCTTTCATTCTGCATTTAATACCGAGAATCTATCAGAATTTATGGATTTTCTGAAAGATAAAAACATTCCTTTTGAAAACGGGAAGGGTGAAAAAGATACGGTAACCAACCGTCCAGACGGGATCAGGCAAATTTACTTTCAGGATCCCGATGGGTACTGGATTGAGGTGAATGATAATAAACTAAATTGA